Genomic segment of Primulina huaijiensis isolate GDHJ02 unplaced genomic scaffold, ASM1229523v2 scaffold37281, whole genome shotgun sequence:
AGAAGAGTTTAATTTTATAGGGAAATTTACCTAAAATGGACTTCGGCACAGTATGGTAAGAAGTCCTCTCAACCACTATAAATACCCATGTATATTTCATGGATAGGGGGACATGAACTCTCTTCAGCACTATTCCACACATTGTATCTTCTCATTTCTTTATTCATAAACACAAAATCCGATCAAAACTTCAGAGTGGTCACGCCGGAAAAATTATCAGCACCTTCCAATATCTACTAGTTTGTATAGACCGGTGGTGGTCCATCCGCTCCGGTTCAAACATCGCTGATTTGAATCTCAAGCTCACCAGACCGGACCCAGGGAAAATTTGGTATCATCAGCTTTCATTGTGGTGTTTGAGTAAATCATAATGCTGCATCCCCATCCCTCGAACCCACctcgaaaataatattaataataaaaattataatattattaatattaataatataatgataatattattttttaaaaatattaatgatattaCTAATATTAGtattgattttaatattatcactaataataataaataaaaataagttttgGTTCGGGGAATTTTTATACTCGTCTTCTGTCTTAtctcattaatatttttgaaataaaaatgttatttgaTCTCCGATTTTTCCGAACTCGAATAAACATGGATATGTGAGTGTATGGGTGTAAGAGAAGTGGGTGTGGTTGAGTGGGGATGGATGTTTGTGTACCAAAAACACGGGAAGGTTCAATCCCGGTATGAATATAGAATGGAAGCTGAGAACGCATTTATTGGGTCCCGCGGCACATATTCTaggttttttaataaaaaaagttaaatttaaattatttattaattaaagtaAAATTACAGACTaactaatatttattattttggggatataatttcaaaaatacctTTTTACCACTTATATtaccattttaattttaaaaattgttaacttttgttttatttattttcttaaaaaacctactttcatttttttattttttccaagTTTTACATTACATATACAGTGCGTGCCGCGCTAAGATATTAGATATTTATTGATGAATAAATTAAAGATGCGATACTATGGTCATATTCGGATTCAATTTTCTGTCTCAAAAAAAAGTAGCGTTGATTCTCAtccctaaaaaaaattatccctTCGCATGAGGCCGGCGCGACCGATCGAAACCCTAGTTTTAGCTTTGGTTATCTCTGGAATATCGGAATAAGTCTTGCTATAGCTTCCCAAATAATCCGAAAGATGAATAACTTATCCAATCCAAGGGGTAAGACTTTTCCggatcgattttgaatttttacaaCTTGCTGTTTTCTAAATTATGTATTtggaatgattttttttttttttgtattgagCTCTTAATTTTGTTTTAGATTTTGATTTCTTAGCTCCGGTTGTTATTATTCTTATTTCCTATTATTGATTTGTTATGAATTATTTCTGTTGCTCCTTGAGTTTAATTCAAAAATCGCTGACTGTCAACACGTGgccattttttttcctttttattgcttaTAAGGAGCAAACGTTTTTATGGTTTTGAGTTTAGTATGCGAGAGAGATGTCTGTTACTTGGTAGATCGGTTGAATTTTATTGGTTAGCTGAATTTATATTCCTATTGGGAAGCTTCTGCTGTTTGGTAATTCATGTATTTTGGGATAAAAGTTACATATCATGTATGTCGGAGTCAACTGACTTGCTTGCCTTGCTTCTTAGTTCCTAAATATTAGGGATGGAAATATCATAAAGCAGAATGATTTGGCGATTCAGGAGTTTGTTCAAGTTAAGTTATGATTTAGGTATTCTGTCTAACGATTAATGTGAGGTTAAAACTAAACTTTTAATGCATTTTTTCCTTTGCGTGATAATATCTTGAAATTTACTGCCTTGAGGGTAACATGTTACCTTTCATTTTCGTTTGTGTGCCAAAGTACATTTTGGAAGTGGAAACTTGATTTCACATGAGAAAGACTGCATTCATCACCTTCTAACGTTGGAGACATGGGAATCTGTACTAAATGTTAATGCACATCTATCATAATCCAGCAGTGTCTCATTGATAATGTGATTTTGTAACAGGATGTCAGTCTATCAGATTGTTTTGAAAGACTTGAGCTAGAGAAAATTATCGTGAGTTACTGCTGCTAATTGGAATAGCTTCTCGTAACCTTATACAGCCAATGGACCGCCGTGATACTTCGGGATTTGTGAGTGGGGGAGTGTTGAACTCATTCTGAGACATTTAACCCTACTTTTgttgataatttatttataaaacccTGAAGCCAGGAGACTGTTCTTTAGAATTGAGTTGCTGTTCAGATAAGATTGTTGCTTCTGTAGCTATTTGATCATGGATCCTCGATTTCATAATCTGGGTTTTGCTGCTAACCCTGCTGCAAATGCTTTCACAAACCTTTGCAATTCAATCCAAATTGGAGGAGCTGGTACTGAATTTATGTATTCTGCAGACACAACCTTGAGATTTGATGCGCCTGGATTTGCAAGTTCATTTTCATTTCTTCCTAAGGGAGTCAAACGGAAATGGAGCTCAATAGATGGGCCCATAGATCACAAACTTGAGTCTTCGCTGGATCTCCGCCTTGGCCATTCGTCAAGCTCTTCGGACAGTAACAGGAGTACTTCAACCGCATGCACCTCAATGTCATCAGCCAAAGAAACTGAAGAAGAGTCCTCTATGGATCTAGAACTGGACTTCACTCTTTATCTTGGCGGGGAAAAATCACCAGACCTTTCAAAATCAGCCAACTCTAATTATAAATCGATGGATGTGTGGCCTAAGGTTGATCTGCAGTTGAGCCTTTCCAGTGGGCTTTCTGTGTCTGAAATTACAACCCTTCGTCCAATCTCCCCTGCACAAAAAAATGGAACAAAGATGGCTACCGTATATGGAGCTTTGAGGACAGATGAAGAAGGATCACCAGGAAGTTCTTTTTGTCCACAGAACTTGGGAAACACTTACTTTTTAAATCAGCATATGGGAAAAATCAAATCGACAAAAAATTCTTCTGATCTCTCCTCAAGTTTAACAGCACCACTAAGCTCAGTCACCTGTTCTTCCGGGACAACACACTCACAACAACAACGTAATTATAATACTAAACAGTGCCAGTTTCAGGGGTGTCTGAAGGGCGCAAGAGGGGCTTCTGGCCTTTGTATTGCTCATGGTGGCGGTCGTAGGTGTCTGCGTCCTGGCTGCAGCAAAGGTGCTGAAGGTCGAACAGCATTCTGCAAGGCTCATGGTGGTGGTCGACGATGTGAATTTTTAGGATGTACAAAGAGTGCAGAAGGACGAACTGATTTTTGTATTGCCCATGGTGGTGGCCGGCGCTGCAATCATGAGGATTGCACACGGGCTGCCAGAGGTAAATCTGGATTGTGCATTCGGCATGGTGGTGGCAAGAGATGCCAGAGAGAAAATTGTAGTAGGAGTGCCGAAGGTCTTTCTGGTCTCTGTATCTCTCATGGAGGTGGTCGACGATGCCAGTATCCCAACTGTGGAAAAGGAGCCCAAGGAAGCACCATGTTTTGCAAAGCTCATGGTGGGGGAAAGCGCTGCACTTTTACTGGTTGTAACAAGGGTGCAGAAGGAAGCACCCCGTTCTGCAAGGGCCACGGGGGAGGGAAGCGATGCTCGTTCGAAGGAGGTGGGGTCTGCCCAAAGAGTGTGCATGGTGGAACCTATTTTTGTGTAGCACATGGTGGTGGCAAGAGGTGTGCTGTTCCAGAGTGTACAAAGAGTGCCAGGGGACGTACTGACTTCTGTGTACGTCATGGTGGAGGCAAGAGATGCGTCTTtgaaggttgtggaaaaagtgcTCAGGGCAGCACTGATTTCTGCAAGGCCCATCGTGGAGGGATGAGGTGCTCTCGGGGACACACTGGTTCCGAATTTGGCAACAGTGATGGTCCTTGCAACTCATTTGCTCCTGGAAAATCTGGTCTGTGCACGTCTCATGGTGCCTTGGTTCAAGATAAAAGAGTTCATGGCGGTGCAACTATAAGAACCACCCTACCTGGTAAGATGAAACACATGTTTACCATTGAAGACATAAGCTTTGATCTCACGAAGATGGAGAACAGCATTGTGACTCCCTCGGGCAGTTGGAGTCATTTACATCTCCAGCAAATTTCTCTGCCAGATGGAGGCAATCTATCACCAAGAAGAGTGCCAGAAGGAAGGGTCCATGGAGGAAATCTTATGGCAGTACTAGCCGGCAGCCCTGGTTACAACATCACTAGTAGCAGAGATATGGCTGGTCCATCAGAGCCCAAAAAATCTTTCACGACTCCTCAGAATTGGATATAAGATGGTTCTTACGTATAATATTCTAGTTCTTCTTTGAAGCACTGGTATTAGCTAGGCTTGTATTCTTGACTACTATTGCTTGCAAGTGGTTTGAGTGAATAGTTCACCTCTCCTTAGTTTGATACTGTTAGAACCTCGATATAAAACTAGGGTATTGAATCTTTGCAAGTGTGGCTACTTATGTtctatttatgtaaatatttcGGTCTTAATATCAGttgtaaatataaatttagTGCCTTGTGAGTTGTGTCTCATTCTAACGTAGTTTTTCATTTTATTGAGGCTTGAATCTGGAATCGTGCCCCTTTTTGTAAACCTATAAAGCATGAATACTCCGAAAATGAGGGTCTGTTgtgtagaattttttttttaaatgaggTGAAAACTCGGTAGTAGTTATATTTCGGTGTGTACGAGATAAATTATCGGATTATCTCGATAGCTAGTAAATTACATTAGTTATACAAATAATTCTGGGCGAATCTTGTGTGACAAGTTTGTTCAAGAAATAATTGATAGAAGAAATTGAACTTCTGATGATTAATAATTGTTCACCTGTTCTAACATTCAGACACTCTGTTGTGAGCTTATTTcggaatttttaaataattttttaatttaaattagtttttttgGATGACAAAATGATAATACAAAGCTTTTTGGAGATGAAAAATTATTCCAATctgtaaatataaaattataaataaataaatatattcttttaaaaaaataaataaatatatgatccGGAAGAAAGATTCTGCGTCTGTCTCCCTCCAAGTTCTAACCATTGATCCAAAAGAATAAGACAGGTTCtctctcttcttcaactctcaAAAGAAAAAGTCGTTGACACCATTAAAACGCCGACACAGAACGCAAAACGGAATtgaatcaaaatagggtttccTCATGTGTAAAATGCACAGAATCTATGGTTGCAATCAATCCATCAGCCCCGAAATTTAGCGATATTAATCGCCAGCCCGAGTGCAATCTGATGCTGAGCTACCGATATCTGCCGCAAAGCCCCGTACTTTCAACTTCGAGCCATAGATTTAGAGCTTTGAAATTCGCCGCCAAATCGGCTTTTCCTCACTCGTGGAGCTTTCCTGTGTCTGAAGCTCATCGCAGGTTCCCAACCAAGGTGAATTATTTGTGAAGATGTAACCTTTGCTTTACTgtgtttggaaatttttgttTGCTGGAGGATTTATGTGCGCGTGGTTGATTTCAGATGTGTGAAATCGGAAGGTTAAGTATGGATATGAGCTGAGATTTTATAGCCAACTACGTATTTATTTATGTACTTCTATATTTActgaattttattattattagtattattattaatggATAGCTTTAAGTGCCTTGAATTCGTTTAGTTTCCTGAATTTTCTATTTAATTGACTTAGCCGTAAGAATTGCATTTAATCCATGAGAGCACAAGCTACTAGCCACTCTGCATTTATCAACAGTTTATTGTAAAGAATATGGGATATGTAACATTTTCCACCCCTGGAGTAGGGTGGCATCCACCGAGCTTATTCGGGATGGCTTTCCACTGAGCTATTGCTATTTGTTTTGGTGCGCTCATCTTAATCTGTCCCATAATTTGAAGACAGTTTCTTATTACCGATGCTGATCAAATGATAACCCTTTCTTGGGTCGTAATTTCTGCTCCATCTACTCTCAACAAGAGCACCAATGTTAAGCTTTAACTCAAGAagaatccaaatttcaaaagacAGCTTCTAAATAGGAGAATCTCTTAAGTTTAATAGTCATTCTACATTTCATTGTGGAGCCAATGTGGACATCTGATGAAATCACGCACATGATCATCAAAATGCTTGTGTATGCATGTGTTTATGATCTGTGATTATGAATAAGAATGCACTTAGAGCTGGTTTTAGttaattattgttttatttatgtaaaatttGGATTAATATTAGCTCTAAAAATCCAGTGGTTGATCAAATATGATTGTCATAGGCCTATCTGCATTAATATAGGATATATTTTTAGATAGAGAAAAACCATTCTTCCAGGTTGACTAAAAGGGTCAGCATCTTTCTTGGagcttataattattttaaacttacAATCTTTCTTAATGTGCATCACCTGGTtatcataatttttatatttttcgttTGGCATAAGTATCGTTTGTATGCTACAGTGCGATTCTCAAGTATGAAGAATATCACGGACCTTTTCATACAGTGTTTTGATGAATTGGTTATTTTTGTATTTAGAAGTGGAAAATCTCATGCTTTCGGCATGAAGAATTTTTATCTGGCTCCCCAAACCCTGATTCGGACGAGAAAATCCCACACGAGTCGGAGAAATCAAAAATTAGCAAACCaaatattgaaaaaagaaattGGGCAACAAATCATAGAGAGGTAAGAATATCGTTCCTTTGTTTGGCTGTTCCTGAGGTTTGCTATCTTGTTCCTGTTGCTGCTTATTTACCATGGGCCATGAGAACTTGCATAATATGACTTGCCATTTCTCATTGTTCTAGATTAAACAAATGGTTGTTTGAGCATACCGTGGAACATGAAAAACACAGTAAGGGTGTGACCATGGATTCATTGTTTTTCTTTTGCAGGCTGTAGATGCACTGTTAAAGGTGATTGGGAGACGGTGGACTGTACCATGGACTGCAGAGACCATTCTTCAAGTAAGATTCTTTTCCCACTTGTGATAATGTCATCTTTGAAAAATGACAGTTGTCTATTGCTTTGCCATTGCCTAGCTGCAAGAGGGTACATTGTATATCCAAgttttagtataaaaaaatcAGCTTTGGGTATtgttgtcacgccccgagacggGGTTtggttgacaccggcgttgctctcaaatttacattcgaaaacaacaagcctcagaagtacagaattcagaaaccagtcttttattcataataatgaATATTCAATGTCTGATACAACTCCATTAATAACGTTTTACAGCGAAAATGTAAAACCAGAAATACAATGTCTGAACAGATACAGCGGAATATAACATATAAATCAGAACTGAGAACAACGATCttcatcaccagccccaaaattgaatctgctcttcttcttctaacttttcttcctcgttcttatctgagatgggtttggtgggtgagtgatatggttgtcactcagtaagcaggggcgggaataactccgagttttcaaacaccatttttacagaaacaacaatataataatatacagaaaactcttgtttccagaacaggaatcagaattcagaaatcacaatattcagaacagaaatcagaattagtaagcactgagaacgttagtgaatttcatggctaaactgatatcagtcccctatatgttctctcctctaaggggtgaggccagaatcagaatcagaatcagaattcagaaatgttcagaatatatattcttaccattagttcactagtgagtttcagtgcttcaaaatcatatatcagaaATTAAACATACAGAAATTGTGCGTTAAAACagaattatcaaactgatttcaagatacttatatataagacttaccgtaatttgctagagtttcggttgaagtctactGGAAATCTTGTTGTtctcgctactggattttacagctcaaacaaggcactctcttagctcgaaAATTTAAGTAATACtctcaagatttgtgtaacaccaaATCAGAGACttgagggtgttatttataggccaaaatctgactgttagcctccctattaatgaccataatctgccattaacagcctttattccgtgttaatgcttcagttacaagtctaaGCTGAACCAGTAACTGTCTGCTGGAATTcgctcttctgctgctggattctgtcTGCTGGATTCTAATCTGCTAAAAAATATCAGCTTCTGAAATAATAGCTtctgctggaaaaataccaTCTTCTGAATTATTGAGTGCCACTGGAATTGTTAACTTCTGCTGGAATTTCAGGTTCTCACAATTGTGATATTTGAATTCTCCTGAGAGAACATGATGCTCCAGATATACTCTGTGGTTTGTTGCTTGAGTTTTATTTGCAAGAACTAGTTGGCTGCGTATAAGATACAATTAATTTGGTATTCCGCGATAAATTTGTGATTTTTCCATTTGATTATAAACTTTATCTGTTGTAATATCTGGATCTTTATTCTTTTCCATTGATTGCAAAAGTATGAATTGAGACAGCTAACTTTGGTACATAGGATTTCATTAAAGTTATCAATTGATACTATGATTTAAAGAATAACTGTCTTTTGACGAGCCTAATTATTTTAGGGCACTGGCTTACAAATTTGTTAGCCTCTGCCAAGAATTTTGCTCTacgaaattttatttgataCGATAAATTGCAGTGAACAATGATTGATTGAAGCTTGCTTCTTCACAAACTCTCTTACTAGAGTACTTGTAGTATTTCAAATTGATAAGTTCTGATGGTTCGACAGAGATTCCCTTGGATTATTGTATTATTACTTTTGTCTCCTCAGCCGACAAGGTTGCTTCAGCGTTGAATAATATAATTGCAAATTGACGCCAAATCAGTGATACTGggattcataatttaatatgtaTTTAGGATAGTGTTCTGTTTAGAATGGAACAATGTAGTGAAACTTTCTGGTGATGCAGGTTACACTTTTTTGGATTATGTCATTCTGGTTCATTGGTTCGTGGATGATTCCATTTGCTGCACATATTACGGGCTTCAGCAGAGAATCGCTGACCTTCAGAGGGCAAGCTTTGTTCAGCCTTCTAACAGACGTAACCGAAGGCCTAGCTGGAATTTTAATCCTTTACCGCTCTTTGTCTCGATTCCGTCCCCTCTCGTCGGATTGGTTTAGATTTACCCTTAAAGGAAAATGGCTATTTGATGTTTTGCTTGGGTGTTCCATGTTCCCATTAGTGAACCGTCTCTCTCAGTTCAACCTCGATCTATTACCACCAGTTCTGCCTTCCACACCCCTCACTCTCTCTAGTGTCGAGCAGTCTATAATGGCACGTGATCCAATTGCAATGGCTCTTTATGCACTAGTACTTGTCGTGTGTGCTCCTCTCTGGGAAGAGATCGTATTCCGAGGCTTTCTTCTACCTTCTTTGACTAAATACATGCCAGTGTGGTGCTCCGTTTTAGTCAGTTCAGCAGCCTTTGCTCTGGCACATTTTAACGTACAAAGAATGTTGCCGCTGATATTTCTCGGGGTTGTGATGGGTGTAACTTATACGAGGTCAAGAAATCTATTACCCTCCATGCTCTTGCACAGTCTGTGGAATGGCTTTGTATTCCTGGATTTAATGAAATGAAAGAACTGTTTTTTGTTTCATATGCTAATCCATACTCTATATAGTCTTTCGCCTGGGATCCTTGAGAAAAGATGAACAGATAATCAATCCGTTATGGAGGCGATTATTGGGCTACGGCTCTCTTCGAATTATATGGGCTCATTTGCAAACGATCATGATCAAGATACCCGAAGTTGGATGGATTCAGTCGAGATAATCGACCATTTAAGTTATGGCTCGGTGAAGGGTCGAGCCAGAAGATTATTTGGATAAGACTGTATTCTGTGTATTCATCAGTGTAGTGACTGCATCTGTTATATATTGTTTCATTGCTTTTCTCTGTGGCTGAAGAAACGAGATTATTTATGGAGAAAAGCAGGAACTTATACCG
This window contains:
- the LOC140968496 gene encoding uncharacterized protein → MDPRFHNLGFAANPAANAFTNLCNSIQIGGAGTEFMYSADTTLRFDAPGFASSFSFLPKGVKRKWSSIDGPIDHKLESSLDLRLGHSSSSSDSNRSTSTACTSMSSAKETEEESSMDLELDFTLYLGGEKSPDLSKSANSNYKSMDVWPKVDLQLSLSSGLSVSEITTLRPISPAQKNGTKMATVYGALRTDEEGSPGSSFCPQNLGNTYFLNQHMGKIKSTKNSSDLSSSLTAPLSSVTCSSGTTHSQQQRNYNTKQCQFQGCLKGARGASGLCIAHGGGRRCLRPGCSKGAEGRTAFCKAHGGGRRCEFLGCTKSAEGRTDFCIAHGGGRRCNHEDCTRAARGKSGLCIRHGGGKRCQRENCSRSAEGLSGLCISHGGGRRCQYPNCGKGAQGSTMFCKAHGGGKRCTFTGCNKGAEGSTPFCKGHGGGKRCSFEGGGVCPKSVHGGTYFCVAHGGGKRCAVPECTKSARGRTDFCVRHGGGKRCVFEGCGKSAQGSTDFCKAHRGGMRCSRGHTGSEFGNSDGPCNSFAPGKSGLCTSHGALVQDKRVHGGATIRTTLPGKMKHMFTIEDISFDLTKMENSIVTPSGSWSHLHLQQISLPDGGNLSPRRVPEGRVHGGNLMAVLAGSPGYNITSSRDMAGPSEPKKSFTTPQNWI
- the LOC140968597 gene encoding uncharacterized protein; the encoded protein is MVAINPSAPKFSDINRQPECNLMLSYRYLPQSPVLSTSSHRFRALKFAAKSAFPHSWSFPVSEAHRRFPTKKWKISCFRHEEFLSGSPNPDSDEKIPHESEKSKISKPNIEKRNWATNHREAVDALLKVIGRRWTVPWTAETILQVTLFWIMSFWFIGSWMIPFAAHITGFSRESLTFRGQALFSLLTDVTEGLAGILILYRSLSRFRPLSSDWFRFTLKGKWLFDVLLGCSMFPLVNRLSQFNLDLLPPVLPSTPLTLSSVEQSIMARDPIAMALYALVLVVCAPLWEEIVFRGFLLPSLTKYMPVWCSVLVSSAAFALAHFNVQRMLPLIFLGVVMGVTYTRSRNLLPSMLLHSLWNGFVFLDLMK